A window of Oryza glaberrima chromosome 2, OglaRS2, whole genome shotgun sequence genomic DNA:
CGATTTCCATTTTTAAGGATAGAGTTTGTATAGTCACACGGGAACAAAATTCAGAACTCAATTGAACAGAGAACATAGCTACCTTTCGCCTAGTTTTTGGTCCAGTGTGCCCCACAAATTCTCCAACAAGATCAGTTCGCTGTACTTCAGTAACTTTGTCGGTAGGGAGAACCCCAACCATATGAAGAAGCTTTCCAAGAATCCGAGCAACCATTGTTTTACCTACATTAGAGGTTGCAATATTATATAGCTGGCTTTAGCACCTAAACTACAAACACTTGAATGATTTGTATGGCCTTGTTTATTGTTTTAAAACTTATTTACCCAAGCTTTGGGAGAAATGCTTTCAGCATGCATCAAAGCAAGAATCACATGCAAGAAGTTCACCAAGCATACATATTTCTTAATTGTACTGTTCCAATAAAATTCATCGGTGCACAAAATAGTAATTATGACCGTAATACCATGATGATAAATCATGCTTTTGATTATCAAACTGAACATAATTGTGGTACCTGTTCCTGGATTGCCAAGAAATGCCATATGGGGAGCCCTTCTGCTAGCAATCCCTAAGCCCATAGCTCGTCGTTTCTCATCAAAAAGCATTCCCCTGGCCCATCTACGCAATTGCATTTTGAGGTCCTGTAATCCTACAATTTGTGATATTGCTTCTTCAAACTCCGCCATTGCTTTTCCTTCACGGCATGACATGAGGGCTTTCCGTTTTCTTTGCTCTTCCATATGGCGAGTGAGGAGTTTCTGCAGCTTCTCATTACCAGCTCCTCCAGGAATATGATTCGAAGGGATTTTGCCTTCCTGGTGGGGCAATGTGTGATGAGAACAAGATTCAGTACACTAAAGTTGTTGTAAAGAAAGCAATTTACCACAATAAGAATCAAGTGTCTATACATTGTCTTTTGCATAGCAATCCGCATTGTAGCTTAGCAACACGCTTACGGTGCTACAATCTCCAGATTGAAGTGCATGCCAGACAGCTAAATGCAATGGTGCCATGCCATTCTGCAACAATGAGTTAAAACAGATTAAATATGAATACCCACAAATAATACGGGATAGAAAGAAAAGTAATACTAGATAGACAGATCCTACATTTGCTTTGGCTTCTATATGTGCACCACGTTCAAGTAGCAATTTTGCTGATTCACAAGAACTGTTTTTCACAGCCATGTGCAGGGGTGTCTCTCCATACTGCAGAACAACAGAAGCAGTAATTTATATCTTAAGCTCACAGCATACAATTAGTGTCGCAGAGGTGCCAATAAGGCTGCAACAAATGCCAGATACTTCAATTACCATGTTCTTTGCTTCCAGCTCAACTTTATCCGTGCCTTGGAAATCAAGCAAGAATTTGACTATGCCAGTGTTATTGTAGCCAGCTGCGACATGAAGCGGTGTTTGGGACATCTGCATGGTACATTGTCAAAGAGAAGGTAAGGAACACAATATTATGCAGTACTGCACAATATTATGCATAGCAATTATGCACTACAAAATTCTAgtcagaaaacaaaaaaaaaattaaggcctCAGTTGTTTAGAaactaatcaaattcatcatcGTGCAATTCAGGTCTAGCCTTCATGTTATCTCTGGCAGGAATTTGGTGTGTTGTGAACTGAGATATACGCAATATCCTTTTACTGATCTATTTGCAAATTGTGCGCAAATCAAGATTGCAGTGGCAGCAACATTACAAGATATCCAAATCTTATCAGTTCACCAAACATAAACGTCTAAATCATCTCGAAATGCAGAGTTACAAAGTGTATAAGAAAGCGACCAATCTGAGAGAAGTCGCAAACCATTTCAAAGAGGAATTAGAGAAACCTACAATTGCATAAAACTAAATTCCACCGAAAGAAAAATTGACAGTTTGAAAACCATTGCTGCAATAGTCTGAAATTCCACCTAAAGAAGAACCGACGTCGGAATTAAACGAATCTAGAGGAAATTTTGCAAACTCTTGGCGAGAAAAGAAACTTGCATCCATATCACAAACCGAGAAAGAAACATCAGAGCAAGCAGGAGGATGGGGAGAAAAAATATTCCCCCAAAGAAAGCACCACCTCAGCATCCTAAATAAGGAACGAAATGGGGGAAACCGCCAACATGGGGATAAAAATCCAAGAACCAAAGCTCATAGAAACCAAGAAGCAAGCACAAAATCCGATCAAACCAACATTTTTTCTTCACAACGAAAGAGACCCCATCTCTTGCGAATCTCGAATGCTCACTCCAGTCCACTCCACACTGCAAGGAGTGTCAAACGAAACCGCGCAAGAAGCAAGCAAAAGAtcgaaatttctttaaaaaaaactaaattaaatGAACAAGAAgcaaaagggggggggggggggggagcaagGCGCGGGCACGCACGACGGGGTTCCGGTCGTTGATGAGGGCGGGATTCTCCTGCAGCTTCCTCtggacgccggcgaggtcgccggcgcgggcgaggccgTGGATGGTCTCCGCCTTCGCCGGCCTCGGCCGCCCGTTCTGGCTCCCCGGCACCGgcatctcctccctctcctgctCCCCTCCCTGTGATAGTGTGTGCGCGCTCGCTCGAGCAGCTTGCGCGTgtgaaaaggaggaggagacgaggaagAAAGGGAGGCGACGGGGGGCGAGCCGACGGGGACCAAATCCCTCCTGCTGTGCTGTGcgctttaaaaattggatttttttttttgtttctggatttgttcttgttttggtttaattttagtttgtttctttGGAGCTTTATTTTTG
This region includes:
- the LOC127764629 gene encoding uncharacterized protein LOC127764629, which produces MPVPGSQNGRPRPAKAETIHGLARAGDLAGVQRKLQENPALINDRNPVMSQTPLHVAAGYNNTGIVKFLLDFQGTDKVELEAKNMYGETPLHMAVKNSSCESAKLLLERGAHIEAKANNGMAPLHLAVWHALQSGDCSTVSVLLSYNADCYAKDNEGKIPSNHIPGGAGNEKLQKLLTRHMEEQRKRKALMSCREGKAMAEFEEAISQIVGLQDLKMQLRRWARGMLFDEKRRAMGLGIASRRAPHMAFLGNPGTGKTMVARILGKLLHMVGVLPTDKVTEVQRTDLVGEFVGHTGPKTRRKIQDAEGGILFVDEAYRLIPMQKSDDKDYGVEALEEIMSVMDNGKIVVIFAGYCEPMKRVIASNDGFCRRVTKFFYFDDFTTTELAEILHLKMNNPTESSLLYGFKLDPSCSIEVVGELIARETTEQRRKQMNGGLVDTLLINARENLDLRLDFNCDDANTMITITLEDLEAGLKQISKQRQLQ